One genomic region from Flagellimonas oceani encodes:
- a CDS encoding DUF5916 domain-containing protein codes for MINPTNPTPAFIAFAIFLCAFSFAQKKNVDYKIHLYKTDETFTIDGIGDEATWQKAEAAKDFFMVLPMDDRKATQPSEVKMAYDDRQLYLLATFFKTPGNTYVVESLRRDFSFGGNDNFLLFMDPFNNQTTGFSFGANAYGAQWDGTMSNGGSIDLNWDSKWVSEVQSYEDKWVVEMAIPFKSIRYEKDVTEWGVNFSRLDLSTNEKSSWTPIPRQFPTASLAYTGTMVWDNPPPKQGLNYSIIPYVLGTVGNSSIEGISYDNEFKVGGDVKLGLTSSLNLDLTLNPDFSQVEADRQVANLTRFELFFPERRQFFLENADLFASFGYDEIRPFFSRRIGLGVPIVAGARVSGNLNRNLRLGMMDMQTDKLDETGLPSQNFAVLSLQQKVFSRSNIGLMFVNKESLDYNSLADSLQTKYTKFNRNFGLEYNLASADNKYNGKVFMLKSFGPDSSYNGFAQGANLEYSSRKWNWRVQQEYISDDFTSEVGFVPRKNYIKLEGSVGHLFLPASEKVVSHGPQYTGFYYFDPSMNSTDYVSILGYTVNFIDRSSLGVDVFNEYVQLLAPFDPTNTGKEELDTGTTHHWNGMYLYYNSRPKSLFTYNLTTRLGRYFSGGYRTNLNAELGYRFQPYVSLGAVLSYNNLDLPEPWYTTDFWLVGTEADITFTNKLFWNTLFQYNEQINNFGINSRLQWRYAPASDLFLVFNNNEQLSPLEGNLWSLTLKFTYWFNR; via the coding sequence ATGATCAACCCAACCAACCCCACCCCCGCTTTTATAGCTTTTGCTATATTCCTTTGTGCATTTTCATTTGCCCAAAAGAAAAATGTCGATTACAAAATCCATCTGTATAAAACCGACGAAACCTTTACCATTGATGGTATTGGTGATGAGGCCACTTGGCAAAAAGCTGAGGCCGCCAAGGACTTCTTTATGGTTTTGCCCATGGACGACCGCAAGGCCACACAACCCTCCGAAGTAAAAATGGCCTACGATGACAGACAGCTCTATCTCTTGGCCACCTTTTTTAAGACCCCTGGCAACACCTATGTAGTCGAATCGCTCCGCAGGGACTTCTCCTTTGGGGGCAACGATAATTTTTTATTGTTCATGGACCCGTTCAACAACCAGACCACGGGGTTTAGTTTTGGGGCAAACGCTTATGGCGCCCAATGGGACGGGACTATGTCCAACGGTGGTAGCATTGACCTCAACTGGGACAGTAAATGGGTATCCGAAGTACAGAGCTACGAAGACAAATGGGTCGTTGAAATGGCCATTCCATTTAAGTCCATCCGATATGAAAAAGATGTGACCGAGTGGGGCGTTAATTTTTCGAGATTGGATTTGAGCACCAACGAAAAATCCAGCTGGACACCGATTCCACGACAGTTCCCAACCGCCTCTTTGGCCTATACGGGCACCATGGTCTGGGACAATCCACCACCCAAACAGGGGCTCAACTACTCCATTATCCCTTATGTTTTGGGTACCGTTGGCAATTCGAGTATTGAAGGTATTTCGTATGACAACGAATTTAAAGTGGGGGGCGATGTAAAATTGGGGCTTACGTCATCCTTGAATCTGGATTTGACCCTCAATCCCGATTTTTCGCAGGTGGAAGCCGACCGCCAAGTGGCCAATTTGACCCGATTTGAGCTATTTTTTCCTGAAAGACGGCAATTTTTCCTAGAAAATGCAGACCTCTTTGCCAGTTTCGGATACGATGAGATTCGCCCCTTCTTTTCCCGCAGAATCGGATTGGGCGTGCCCATTGTTGCCGGGGCCAGGGTAAGTGGCAACTTGAACCGCAACCTTCGTTTGGGCATGATGGACATGCAGACCGACAAGTTGGACGAAACGGGACTGCCCAGTCAAAATTTTGCCGTGCTTTCGTTGCAGCAAAAAGTGTTTTCCCGCTCCAATATCGGCCTCATGTTCGTTAATAAGGAATCGCTGGATTACAATTCCCTAGCGGATAGCCTTCAAACAAAGTATACGAAATTCAACAGGAACTTTGGGCTGGAATACAATCTGGCCTCTGCGGACAACAAGTACAACGGAAAGGTTTTTATGCTGAAATCGTTTGGGCCCGACTCTTCTTACAACGGTTTTGCGCAAGGTGCCAACCTGGAATACAGTAGCAGAAAATGGAACTGGCGGGTACAACAGGAATATATTTCCGATGATTTTACATCCGAAGTGGGTTTTGTGCCGCGCAAAAACTATATCAAACTGGAAGGTTCCGTTGGACATTTATTTTTGCCGGCGAGCGAAAAGGTTGTGAGTCATGGCCCGCAGTATACGGGCTTTTATTATTTCGACCCAAGCATGAATTCCACCGATTATGTATCCATTTTGGGGTATACGGTAAACTTTATTGATCGTAGTTCCTTGGGGGTGGATGTTTTTAACGAATATGTACAACTCTTGGCCCCGTTCGACCCCACCAACACGGGAAAGGAAGAATTGGATACTGGCACCACGCACCACTGGAACGGCATGTACTTGTACTACAATTCGCGACCCAAAAGCCTGTTCACCTATAATCTCACCACCCGGTTGGGCCGTTATTTTTCCGGGGGATACCGCACCAACCTTAATGCGGAACTCGGTTATAGGTTTCAACCCTATGTGAGTTTGGGCGCCGTACTGAGCTATAACAATCTTGATTTGCCCGAACCATGGTACACCACCGATTTTTGGCTGGTGGGCACGGAGGCCGATATTACTTTTACGAATAAATTGTTTTGGAACACGCTGTTCCAGTACAACGAACAGATCAATAATTTCGGAATCAACTCCCGATTGCAATGGCGCTACGCACCAGCTTCCGATTTATTTTTGGTCTTCAACAACAATGAACAACTATCGCCGCTGGAAGGAAATCTATGGTCGTTGACGCTCAAGTTTACCTATTGGTTTAATCGATAA